From the genome of Buchnera aphidicola (Muscaphis stroyani), one region includes:
- the fabG gene encoding 3-oxoacyl-[acyl-carrier-protein] reductase, translated as MNIIKKTALITGANQGIGKAISKQLVKKGIKVIGTSTTLSGVHKINNYLKKNGFGLLLDLRDIDSIIPTIQQIYKKRNYIDILINNAGITSDNLLIKMNEKEWENVIKINLTSVFYTSKSVISSMIKKKQGRIITIGSVIGNTGNKGQSNYSASKSGIIGFHKSLALEVASKGITVNIVAPGFIKTNLIKNINSNQYKKYLSNIPMKRLGTTKEIADAVVFLSSEKASYITGHILHVNGGMHMA; from the coding sequence ATGAATATTATAAAAAAAACTGCACTCATAACAGGCGCCAATCAAGGCATAGGAAAAGCAATTTCGAAACAATTAGTAAAAAAAGGAATTAAAGTAATTGGTACATCTACTACCTTATCCGGAGTGCATAAAATTAATAATTATTTAAAAAAAAATGGATTTGGTTTGTTATTAGATTTAAGAGACATTGATTCTATTATTCCCACAATTCAACAAATATATAAAAAACGTAATTATATTGATATACTGATTAACAATGCAGGAATTACTTCAGATAATTTACTAATAAAAATGAATGAAAAAGAATGGGAAAATGTAATAAAAATTAATTTAACTTCAGTATTTTACACATCTAAATCTGTAATTAGTTCCATGATAAAAAAAAAACAAGGAAGAATTATCACTATTGGATCTGTGATTGGCAACACAGGAAATAAAGGTCAATCAAATTATAGCGCTTCTAAATCAGGAATTATAGGATTTCATAAATCACTTGCACTAGAAGTAGCTTCTAAAGGAATCACTGTTAATATTGTTGCTCCTGGATTCATAAAAACTAATTTAATCAAAAATATAAATTCAAATCAGTATAAAAAATATTTATCTAATATTCCTATGAAAAGATTAGGAACTACAAAAGAAATAGCTGATGCTGTAGTTTTTTTGTCTTCTGAGAAGGCTTCGTATATTACCGGACATATATTGCACGTTAATGGAGGAATGCATATGGCGTAA
- a CDS encoding histidine triad nucleotide-binding protein, protein MENSLIFTKIIHGKIPANIVYQDKIVTAFKDIKPKAPIHILIIPNTFIKSLNEINTNNKNIITHMLYTSIQIAKKNNISEKGYRIIINCNEHAGQEINYLHMHLLGGKKLNPLN, encoded by the coding sequence ATGGAAAATAGTTTAATCTTTACAAAAATTATTCATGGGAAAATACCAGCAAATATTGTATATCAAGATAAAATAGTTACTGCTTTTAAAGATATAAAACCAAAAGCGCCAATACACATATTGATTATACCAAACACATTTATCAAATCTTTAAACGAAATCAATACGAATAATAAAAATATTATAACACATATGTTATACACTTCTATTCAAATTGCTAAAAAAAATAATATTAGTGAGAAAGGGTATAGAATAATTATTAACTGTAACGAACATGCTGGTCAAGAAATAAATTATCTTCACATGCATCTATTAGGAGGTAAAAAACTTAATCCTTTGAATTAA
- the rpmF gene encoding 50S ribosomal protein L32, with protein MAVQKNKPTRSKRGMRRSHDFLLNPTLSIDKFSGETHIRHHITANGYYKGKKVI; from the coding sequence ATGGCTGTTCAAAAAAATAAACCAACTCGCTCAAAAAGAGGAATGAGAAGATCTCATGATTTTTTATTGAATCCAACATTGTCAATAGACAAATTTTCAGGAGAAACTCATATTCGACACCATATTACTGCTAATGGGTATTATAAAGGGAAAAAAGTTATCTAA
- a CDS encoding DNA polymerase III subunit delta' C-terminal domain-containing protein translates to MKLYPWLKEPYKNIIHQHITKKAHHSVLIKTQKGIGVFRLIWFISKWLLCLKPNTIYFCNNCHGCNLMSAQNHPDWHYLSHKKNDKIEIDCIRKINDKIFKSSQQNQNKVIIITNTQKLTESATNAFLKTLEEPPKNTWFFLVNYNSKNLYSTLNSRCLIYNLFAPLEKNSLFWLKEQALQKSESHLIALRLNQGSPVSAKKFIHGDIWKNRICFFKDLLNSVKNKNLLNILPKFYKKNFINKIDWICLLLFDAIKYNLNIKNYLINFDQMELIIFFSRYAYKILDYSIHIWIKCKYRLLKIPSINHQLLLIEQLIKWENTLNFN, encoded by the coding sequence ATGAAATTATACCCTTGGTTAAAAGAACCTTACAAAAATATTATTCATCAGCATATCACGAAAAAAGCACATCATTCTGTTTTAATAAAAACTCAGAAAGGAATAGGTGTTTTTAGATTAATTTGGTTTATTAGTAAATGGTTGCTATGTTTAAAACCTAATACAATATATTTTTGCAATAATTGTCACGGATGTAATTTAATGTCCGCTCAAAATCATCCCGACTGGCATTATTTATCTCACAAAAAAAATGATAAAATTGAAATTGATTGTATAAGAAAAATTAATGATAAAATATTCAAGTCTTCACAACAAAACCAAAATAAAGTGATAATTATTACAAATACTCAAAAATTAACGGAATCAGCAACTAATGCGTTCTTAAAAACGTTAGAAGAACCCCCAAAAAATACGTGGTTTTTTCTTGTAAATTATAATAGTAAAAATTTATATTCTACATTAAATAGTCGATGTCTTATATATAATTTATTTGCTCCCCTAGAGAAAAATAGCTTATTTTGGTTAAAAGAACAAGCTTTGCAAAAAAGTGAATCACATTTAATTGCACTCCGATTAAATCAAGGATCACCAGTATCTGCTAAAAAATTTATTCATGGAGATATATGGAAAAATAGAATTTGTTTTTTTAAAGATTTATTAAATTCTGTTAAAAACAAGAATTTACTGAATATTTTACCTAAATTTTATAAAAAAAATTTTATAAATAAAATTGATTGGATATGTTTATTATTATTTGATGCTATTAAATATAATTTAAATATAAAAAATTATTTAATTAATTTTGATCAAATGGAATTAATTATTTTTTTTTCTCGTTATGCATATAAAATTTTAGATTATAGCATTCATATTTGGATTAAATGTAAATATAGATTATTAAAAATACCTTCAATTAATCATCAATTATTATTAATAGAACAACTTATAAAATGGGAAAATACTTTAAATTTTAATTAA
- the tmk gene encoding dTMP kinase, with the protein MIKNKFIVIEGLEGAGKSNACICVKNSLKKYNIKNIILVRQPGGTPISEKIRKLVKNKFCNENLIKETELLLMYAARMQLVKKIIQPALKNGIWVISDRHDLSSLAYQGGGLGINEKLIKKLKHLLFGKFVPDLTIYLDVYPKIGLRRALNRKKLDQIEKRSFNFFEKTRKSYLKNLKLDKNSIKINANLKMSEVTQKIEEKISNWLKKQFL; encoded by the coding sequence ATGATTAAAAATAAATTTATTGTAATTGAAGGACTTGAAGGGGCAGGTAAATCTAATGCTTGTATTTGTGTTAAAAATAGTTTAAAAAAATATAATATTAAAAACATTATATTAGTTCGTCAACCAGGCGGCACTCCTATTTCAGAAAAAATTAGAAAATTAGTAAAAAACAAATTTTGCAATGAAAACTTAATTAAAGAAACGGAGTTGCTATTGATGTATGCAGCGAGAATGCAACTAGTAAAAAAAATTATACAACCTGCATTAAAAAATGGCATTTGGGTGATTTCTGATCGTCATGACTTATCGTCTTTGGCGTATCAAGGAGGAGGATTAGGCATAAATGAAAAATTAATAAAAAAACTTAAACATTTATTGTTCGGAAAATTTGTACCGGATTTAACTATTTATCTAGATGTTTACCCTAAAATCGGTTTAAGAAGAGCTTTAAATCGAAAAAAATTAGATCAAATAGAAAAAAGATCTTTTAATTTTTTCGAAAAAACAAGAAAAAGTTATTTAAAAAATTTAAAATTAGATAAAAATAGCATTAAAATTAATGCTAATTTAAAAATGTCTGAAGTCACTCAAAAAATAGAAGAAAAAATATCAAATTGGTTAAAAAAACAATTTTTATGA
- the fabD gene encoding ACP S-malonyltransferase: MTLFAMLFPGQGSQYTGMLSSFFKKNNSILTKTFDEASHYIQFNLLKIIQEGPNCKINESQYTQPIILTSSVALYRLWRHQNGKNPFFMSGHSLGEYSALVCADSINFSDALKIVHLRGKIMQKNVMNRPSLMQAIIGLDEKKVKKACLMASNYETASLASINSKDQIVISGDKKAVYKAGLYCKEYGAKSILNLIVNVPAHCKLMKPIAKKFEKILKIIKIHPPKISVINNVDVKCEKTEKKIKNALIRQLYSVVRWKEIIEFMQNKKKIIMLEVGPNKILTNLNKNHKNIVSLNTNTLNSFMKAFKKIN, from the coding sequence GTGACTTTATTTGCAATGTTATTTCCAGGTCAAGGATCTCAATATACAGGAATGTTGTCTTCTTTTTTTAAAAAAAATAATAGTATTTTAACAAAAACTTTTGATGAAGCGTCTCACTACATTCAATTTAATCTGTTAAAAATAATTCAAGAAGGACCAAATTGTAAAATAAATGAAAGTCAGTATACTCAACCTATTATTCTGACTTCATCTGTCGCACTTTATCGACTTTGGAGACATCAAAACGGAAAGAATCCGTTTTTTATGTCAGGACACAGTTTAGGAGAATATTCAGCTCTAGTTTGTGCTGATTCCATAAATTTTTCAGATGCATTAAAAATTGTACATTTAAGAGGTAAAATTATGCAAAAAAATGTGATGAATCGGCCCTCTTTAATGCAAGCAATTATTGGATTAGATGAAAAAAAAGTTAAAAAAGCATGTCTAATGGCCTCTAATTATGAAACTGCATCTTTAGCAAGTATTAACTCTAAAGATCAAATTGTTATTTCAGGAGATAAAAAAGCTGTTTATAAAGCAGGTTTATATTGTAAAGAATACGGAGCTAAAAGCATATTAAATTTAATTGTTAACGTTCCTGCTCATTGTAAACTAATGAAGCCAATCGCTAAAAAATTTGAAAAAATACTAAAAATAATCAAAATCCATCCACCAAAAATATCAGTTATTAATAATGTTGATGTCAAATGCGAAAAAACTGAAAAAAAAATTAAAAATGCACTTATTAGACAACTTTACAGTGTTGTAAGATGGAAAGAAATTATAGAATTCATGCAAAATAAAAAAAAAATTATTATGTTAGAAGTTGGACCAAATAAAATACTAACTAATTTAAATAAAAATCATAAAAATATTGTTTCATTAAATACTAATACTTTAAACAGTTTTATGAAAGCTTTCAAAAAAATTAATTAA
- the ptsG gene encoding PTS glucose transporter subunit IIBC: MFNHMFSNLQKIGKSLMLPVSVLPIAGILLGVGSAHFNFLPDIMSQIMAQTGGSVFSNMPLIFAIGVALGFTKNDGVAALAAVVAYGILIETLSVVEPIILHTTISRIQDQHLSDTGILGGIIAGTISACMFNKFYRIQLPEYLGFFAGKRFVPIISGLLSIIAGLILSITWPPIGRHIQIFSEWAAYQNPIFAFGLYGLVERALVPFGLHHIWNVPFQMQIGEYRNAVGQVFHGDIARYMAGDITAGNLSGGFIFKMYGLPGAALAIWHTSKKEHKKKIGSIMLSAALTAFLTGITEPIEFSFILVAPILYVIHAILAGLSFPLCIFLNMRAGTSFSHGFIDFIVLSGNSNNILLFPIVGIIYSILYYIIFYLLITYLNLKTPGREENKKNVLVKNNIEIAPYIVKALGGKNNIKNLDACITRLRITVSEVSKVHKKNLKELGAAGVFISGSGVQIVFGTKSENIKTEIDRYIKK; encoded by the coding sequence ATGTTTAATCATATGTTTTCAAATCTTCAAAAAATTGGTAAATCACTTATGTTGCCAGTTTCTGTCTTACCCATTGCAGGAATACTTCTTGGAGTAGGATCTGCGCATTTTAATTTTTTACCAGATATTATGTCTCAAATCATGGCTCAAACAGGGGGCTCTGTTTTTTCCAATATGCCATTAATTTTTGCAATTGGAGTTGCTCTTGGATTTACTAAGAATGATGGTGTAGCAGCTCTAGCGGCAGTGGTAGCATATGGAATTTTAATTGAAACTTTATCCGTAGTTGAGCCAATAATTTTACATACAACTATTAGTAGAATTCAAGATCAACATCTTTCCGATACTGGAATATTAGGAGGCATTATTGCCGGAACGATTTCAGCATGCATGTTTAATAAATTTTATCGAATTCAACTACCAGAATATTTAGGTTTTTTTGCTGGAAAAAGATTTGTTCCTATTATTTCTGGATTATTATCAATAATTGCAGGTTTAATATTATCTATTACTTGGCCTCCTATTGGAAGACATATTCAAATTTTTTCTGAATGGGCTGCTTATCAAAATCCTATTTTTGCTTTTGGCCTTTATGGATTAGTTGAAAGAGCATTAGTACCATTTGGATTGCATCATATATGGAATGTTCCATTTCAAATGCAAATTGGAGAATACAGAAATGCTGTAGGTCAAGTTTTTCATGGAGATATTGCAAGATATATGGCAGGAGACATAACTGCTGGTAATTTATCGGGAGGATTTATATTTAAAATGTACGGTCTTCCTGGTGCTGCGTTAGCTATTTGGCATACTTCCAAAAAAGAACATAAAAAGAAAATAGGCAGCATTATGTTGTCTGCTGCATTAACTGCTTTTTTGACAGGAATCACAGAGCCAATTGAATTTTCTTTTATACTTGTAGCTCCTATATTATATGTTATACATGCAATTTTAGCTGGATTATCTTTTCCTTTATGTATTTTCTTAAATATGAGAGCAGGAACGAGCTTTTCACATGGATTTATAGATTTTATAGTATTAAGCGGAAACAGCAATAATATTCTTTTATTTCCTATAGTAGGAATAATTTATTCAATTTTATATTATATAATATTTTATTTATTAATTACATATCTGAATTTAAAAACACCTGGAAGAGAAGAAAACAAAAAAAATGTTTTAGTAAAAAATAATATTGAAATAGCTCCATATATTGTTAAAGCTTTAGGTGGGAAAAATAACATCAAAAATTTAGATGCATGTATTACTAGATTAAGAATTACTGTTTCAGAAGTATCAAAAGTTCACAAAAAAAATCTCAAAGAACTTGGTGCTGCAGGTGTATTTATATCTGGATCCGGAGTTCAAATTGTATTTGGAACAAAATCAGAAAATATAAAAACTGAAATAGATCGATACATAAAAAAGTAA
- a CDS encoding TatD family hydrolase — MFFIDSHCHIDQLNYSKLHKNVQDVLKKSDENHVKKMLSVTTSIKNFYSSIKLLKSYKSILFSCGIHPLNCHKEINDLNILEKLSHKKNVIALGETGLDYYYSTETKKLQKKFFREHIKIAIKLKKPIIIHTRNSINDIIKILKEENSKYCTGVVHSFTEDHDAAFQLLNMGFYISFSGVITFKNSTLLREVVKKIPLEYLLIETDSPYLSPVPYRGKENQPAYLLNIANKIAELKKIDLKTLSYITTKNFYKLFNTY, encoded by the coding sequence ATGTTTTTTATTGACTCTCATTGCCATATTGATCAGCTAAATTACAGTAAACTGCATAAAAATGTACAAGATGTATTAAAAAAATCAGATGAAAATCATGTTAAAAAGATGCTATCTGTGACTACTTCCATTAAAAATTTTTATTCAAGTATAAAATTGCTTAAATCATATAAATCTATTTTATTTTCCTGCGGCATTCATCCTTTGAATTGTCATAAAGAAATTAATGATTTAAACATATTAGAAAAATTATCTCATAAAAAAAATGTTATAGCGTTAGGTGAAACTGGTTTAGATTATTATTATTCTACTGAAACCAAAAAACTTCAAAAAAAATTTTTTAGAGAACATATTAAAATTGCTATTAAACTTAAAAAACCAATTATAATACATACACGTAACTCTATAAATGATATTATAAAAATTTTAAAAGAAGAAAATTCAAAATACTGCACAGGAGTTGTTCATTCTTTCACTGAAGATCATGATGCGGCTTTTCAATTATTAAATATGGGTTTTTATATATCTTTTTCTGGTGTCATTACTTTTAAAAATTCTACATTATTACGCGAAGTAGTAAAAAAAATACCATTAGAATATTTATTAATTGAAACAGATTCACCATATTTATCACCTGTCCCGTATAGAGGGAAAGAAAATCAACCTGCATATTTACTAAATATAGCTAACAAAATTGCTGAATTAAAAAAAATAGATTTAAAAACTCTCTCGTATATCACAACAAAAAACTTTTATAAACTGTTTAATACATATTAA
- the acpP gene encoding acyl carrier protein, translating to MKKIENKIKKIISEKLDIKQEDIINNASFTEDLGADSLDTVELIMAIEDEFNIEISDEEAEKINTVQKSIDYVVNYHKH from the coding sequence ATGAAAAAAATTGAAAATAAAATTAAAAAAATAATCTCAGAAAAACTAGACATAAAACAAGAAGATATTATAAACAATGCTTCTTTTACTGAAGATCTTGGAGCAGATTCTCTTGATACAGTAGAATTAATTATGGCAATAGAAGATGAATTTAATATTGAAATCTCAGATGAAGAAGCTGAAAAAATTAATACTGTACAAAAATCAATTGATTATGTTGTTAATTATCACAAACATTAA
- the rne gene encoding ribonuclease E, translated as MKRMLINATQQEELRVALVDGQRLYDLDIENLGSKQKKSNIYKGKIARIEPSLEAAFIDYGAEKHGFLPLKEISKNYFSIQSLTDSRLHIKDLIKEGQEFIVQIHKEERGTKGASLTTFISLAGSYLVLMPNNPNSGGISRRIEGNDRLEIKELLLSLKLPESMGLIVRTAGVGKSIKSLQWDLSFRLKHWNAIQKIADSRPAPFLIHQESNVLVRSFRDYLRPDIGEILIDNPKTLELARKHISSLGRPDFINKIKLYTGDIPLFSYYQIESQINSAFQREVRLPSGGSIMIDVTEALTAIDINSSRSTRGTDIEETAFNTNLEAVDEISRQLRLRDLGGLIVIDFIDMTTIMHQKFIENRLREITREDRARIQIGHISKFGLLEMSRQRLNSSLRESSHHVCPRCTGTGTIRDNESLSLSILRLIEEEALKENTYEVHAIVPIEIACYLLNEKRDAVHAIEKRQAGGKTIIVPNKNMKTPHYFVSRVRRGEEVNASSYELSDVKKNKTSYIFKEDVLDSKNKDKPVLKYFNASCYKKNTSDKTSNLFSKKQNFILKIINWIKKSFLIKHVLIRNSILNRNTFKYMKNIDVSTEKKCLIKKNQKKNNKITSFLSDIENNDKKKLVYKDIKNQISISCKKKFNSTAIDKIKFAPNQLKNVNNKKTNTHHAYKIFTEIRKEKKIVLLDMKKQNRNGKSMNFFHEKSDKIENLISLKNTSLSKSIKYNFQISDQSLQREKKINNFDLHQIYNNFFLEKPSRFIFFRVFLLELALDRIWINNFSHLSNKIIQYREKINLSSNCKNFCNTRNKKIFKTQKLFNNSKKKDNIKLECTNKDKKMKVGISLYKKSLKYKYISYASGKFQIKLISQKKHQLKIFKKNFIFNKKFSIKNKQNKSSAPITKISEKLLFNQKKSIYSNQESLIKSKFIIKNSAGAHSATNCSNSPVSKPKLNY; from the coding sequence ATGAAAAGAATGTTAATTAATGCAACTCAGCAGGAAGAGTTGCGTGTAGCTCTTGTTGACGGTCAACGTTTATATGACCTTGACATAGAAAATCTTGGATCAAAACAAAAAAAATCCAACATATATAAAGGAAAAATTGCTCGAATTGAACCTAGTCTAGAAGCTGCTTTTATAGACTATGGTGCTGAAAAACATGGATTTTTACCATTAAAAGAAATCTCTAAAAATTATTTCTCAATTCAGTCTTTAACTGATTCTCGCCTTCATATAAAAGATTTAATTAAAGAAGGCCAAGAGTTTATTGTTCAAATACACAAAGAAGAGAGAGGAACTAAAGGTGCATCATTAACTACTTTTATCAGTCTTGCAGGTAGTTATTTGGTATTGATGCCAAATAATCCAAATTCTGGAGGTATATCTAGAAGAATTGAAGGTAATGATAGATTAGAAATAAAAGAATTGTTGTTATCTTTAAAATTACCTGAATCTATGGGTTTAATCGTTCGTACTGCTGGTGTAGGAAAATCTATAAAATCTTTACAATGGGATTTATCTTTTAGACTTAAGCATTGGAACGCAATTCAAAAAATAGCTGATAGTCGACCAGCTCCATTTTTAATTCATCAAGAAAGTAATGTATTAGTTCGTTCTTTTAGAGATTACTTGCGCCCAGATATTGGTGAGATTTTAATAGATAATCCTAAAACGTTAGAATTAGCTCGAAAACATATTAGTTCTTTAGGTCGACCAGATTTTATTAACAAAATTAAATTGTATACAGGAGATATCCCTCTTTTTAGTTATTATCAAATTGAATCTCAAATAAATTCTGCTTTTCAAAGAGAAGTTAGATTGCCTTCAGGTGGTTCTATTATGATAGATGTCACAGAAGCTTTAACCGCTATTGATATTAATTCTTCTCGCTCTACTCGTGGAACAGATATCGAGGAAACAGCGTTTAATACTAATTTAGAAGCAGTGGATGAAATTTCTCGTCAACTAAGATTAAGAGATTTAGGAGGGTTGATAGTTATTGATTTTATAGATATGACAACGATTATGCACCAAAAATTTATTGAAAATAGATTACGTGAAATTACACGTGAAGATAGAGCTCGCATTCAAATTGGTCATATTTCTAAATTTGGTTTATTAGAAATGTCTAGACAAAGATTAAATTCGTCTTTAAGAGAATCCAGTCATCATGTTTGTCCTAGGTGCACAGGAACTGGTACAATTAGAGATAATGAATCTCTGTCTTTATCCATTTTGCGTTTAATCGAAGAAGAAGCTTTAAAAGAAAATACTTACGAAGTTCACGCCATTGTTCCTATAGAGATAGCCTGTTATTTATTAAATGAAAAAAGAGATGCAGTGCATGCAATTGAAAAACGTCAAGCCGGAGGAAAGACTATTATTGTACCAAATAAAAACATGAAGACTCCTCATTATTTTGTATCTAGAGTCAGAAGAGGAGAAGAAGTGAATGCTAGTAGCTATGAATTATCTGACGTTAAAAAAAATAAAACATCATATATTTTTAAAGAGGATGTTTTAGATAGTAAAAATAAAGATAAACCAGTTTTAAAGTATTTTAATGCATCTTGTTATAAAAAAAACACTAGTGATAAAACATCAAATTTATTTTCTAAGAAACAAAATTTTATACTTAAAATAATCAATTGGATAAAGAAATCTTTTTTAATAAAACATGTATTAATTAGAAATAGCATATTAAATCGAAATACGTTTAAGTATATGAAAAACATTGATGTCTCTACAGAAAAAAAATGTTTAATCAAGAAAAATCAAAAAAAAAATAATAAAATTACGTCATTTTTGTCAGATATTGAAAATAATGATAAAAAAAAATTAGTTTATAAAGATATAAAAAATCAAATTTCTATATCTTGCAAAAAAAAATTTAATTCTACAGCAATAGATAAAATTAAATTTGCTCCAAATCAATTGAAAAATGTTAACAATAAAAAAACAAATACACACCATGCATATAAAATTTTTACTGAAATAAGAAAAGAGAAAAAAATAGTATTATTAGATATGAAAAAACAAAATAGAAATGGTAAAAGCATGAATTTTTTTCATGAAAAAAGTGATAAAATAGAAAATTTAATTTCTTTAAAAAACACATCTTTATCTAAAAGTATAAAATATAATTTCCAAATCAGTGATCAATCGTTGCAAAGAGAAAAAAAAATAAATAATTTTGATTTACATCAAATTTATAATAATTTTTTTCTTGAAAAACCTTCAAGATTTATATTTTTTAGAGTTTTTTTATTAGAACTGGCTTTAGATAGAATTTGGATTAACAATTTTTCACACTTATCTAATAAAATAATTCAGTATAGAGAAAAAATAAATTTATCTTCCAATTGTAAAAATTTTTGCAACACTCGAAATAAAAAAATTTTTAAAACTCAAAAATTATTTAATAATTCGAAAAAAAAAGACAATATTAAGCTTGAATGTACCAATAAAGATAAAAAAATGAAAGTTGGAATTTCTTTATATAAAAAATCTTTAAAATATAAATACATTTCTTATGCGAGTGGCAAATTTCAAATTAAATTAATTTCTCAAAAAAAACACCAATTAAAAATATTTAAAAAAAATTTTATTTTTAATAAAAAATTTAGCATTAAAAATAAACAAAATAAGTCAAGCGCACCTATAACTAAAATTTCGGAAAAATTATTATTTAATCAAAAAAAATCTATTTATTCTAATCAAGAATCATTGATTAAATCAAAATTTATCATTAAAAATTCTGCAGGAGCTCATTCTGCTACAAATTGTTCTAATTCACCTGTTTCAAAACCGAAATTAAATTATTGA
- the rluC gene encoding 23S rRNA pseudouridine(955/2504/2580) synthase RluC, whose amino-acid sequence MTNKILPASIFSINEDAINQRLDNFILKKFKKLPKSMIYRIIRIGKIRINMQKVKPYYKLKKGDELKIPSIYVSDNKKNNIFCKNDTNNLSKSILYEDKHLLIINKPSGIAAHGGSGLKYGVIEYFRKMRPLDKYLELVHRIDRDTSGILMLAKKRTSLALLHKQIREKKIKKEYIALVHGSWPSHLKKISAPLLKIKSKNKKMKMLINQTGKFSETHFQVKKKYSLTTLLLINPKTGRTHQIRAHALYAGHPILFDKRYGDNQLDIKIKETKQNNRLLLHASRINFNHPKNGNKIYINAPLDSIFTNYLNSLT is encoded by the coding sequence ATGACAAATAAAATACTTCCTGCATCAATCTTTTCGATTAATGAAGATGCAATAAATCAAAGATTAGACAACTTTATTCTAAAAAAATTTAAAAAATTACCTAAAAGCATGATTTATCGCATTATCAGAATAGGAAAAATTCGAATCAACATGCAAAAAGTAAAACCTTATTACAAATTAAAAAAAGGAGATGAATTAAAAATTCCATCAATATACGTTTCAGATAATAAAAAAAATAATATTTTTTGTAAAAATGACACTAATAATTTGTCAAAAAGTATTTTATATGAAGATAAACATTTATTAATAATTAATAAACCTTCTGGCATAGCAGCTCATGGTGGAAGTGGATTAAAATATGGAGTTATAGAGTATTTTAGAAAAATGCGTCCACTAGATAAATATCTTGAATTAGTCCACCGTATTGACCGCGATACATCTGGTATTTTAATGCTGGCTAAAAAACGAACATCTTTAGCATTGCTTCATAAGCAGATAAGGGAAAAAAAAATCAAAAAAGAATATATCGCATTAGTACATGGTTCATGGCCATCTCATCTGAAAAAAATTTCAGCACCTTTGTTAAAAATTAAATCAAAAAACAAAAAAATGAAAATGTTGATTAATCAAACCGGAAAATTTTCAGAAACACATTTTCAAGTAAAAAAAAAATATTCCTTAACAACTCTGCTTTTAATTAATCCTAAAACTGGTCGCACACATCAAATTAGAGCACATGCTTTATATGCAGGACATCCAATATTATTTGATAAACGATACGGTGATAATCAGTTAGATATTAAAATAAAAGAAACAAAACAGAATAATAGACTTTTGCTTCATGCTTCTAGAATTAATTTTAATCATCCAAAAAATGGAAATAAAATTTATATAAACGCACCATTAGATTCAATTTTTACGAATTATTTGAATTCTCTTACATAA